Part of the Carboxydocella sporoproducens DSM 16521 genome is shown below.
CGTAATTCCTACCCGGTCAGCAATTTTGCTGGCCACCAGCAATCCTTCTTCCCCGCCCAGTTCCTCAAAAATATGCTCAACTGCCTCCAGTTCCGAGAAGGACAGGGTAGCCAGAGCGATTTGAACAGCCGCTTTTTTCCTTGCTTCTTCTTCTACTCGCTCTGCTTTAGATCTGAGGATTTCCATTCCAATAACAGTCGCACCATATTCGGCCAGGATTAAATCGGCATTACTGAATTCAGTATTAAATTTAGCCAGGACCAGAGTGCCCAGGCGGTCACCGCCACCCAGTATGGGAACTACCGTTGTACGCTTCCCACTGAATATACAGGTATGCCCGCCTTCAAAAACACAGGTGTTGGCCCGCTGGTGAAAATCAGTACAAGTATCAGAAACTTTAAGCAGAGCCTCATTGTATG
Proteins encoded:
- the codY gene encoding GTP-sensing pleiotropic transcriptional regulator CodY, with product LEKTRKINRLLQKAAGNPVDFEEMAKVLCDCVDANVYIVGRRGKVLGHAFMKKFECDTMVQIVEQAERFPEAYNEALLKVSDTCTDFHQRANTCVFEGGHTCIFSGKRTTVVPILGGGDRLGTLVLAKFNTEFSNADLILAEYGATVIGMEILRSKAERVEEEARKKAAVQIALATLSFSELEAVEHIFEELGGEEGLLVASKIADRVGITRSVIVNALRKFESAGVIESKSLGMKGTYIRVLNDRLLEELKKLKH